The Thermoanaerobacter uzonensis DSM 18761 sequence CAAGAATATATCTTAAAATAGCAATAATCAATCCAACAAAAAAACCTGTTATAATGCCTTCAACTATAATACGCTTGCGAAATTCTTCCCAATGTATTAAAGTATTGAATGTTATACTTTTACCTTTATTCAATAAAATCCCTCCCAAAACATAAAATGAATGAATATTTATTTTTCTCATATTATCATTATACTACAAAATAATGATATCAAGTATTTTATATTGTTGAGTTTACTTATAGAATAATAAGAAGTATTACAAAATCTGGATATAAAACAATACAAAAATCTTTTTATTTTAAACAAATAAACATAAACATTATGCTTTGTAGCAAATTTCCATATAATTCTTGCAGGCTTCATAAAAAAGTGATATAATATTTAAAGAGGGATGAAGCCCCCTTTTGGAAAATCCGAACTGCTGATAAACAGCTGATGGCTTCTACGGTAAAAACGTAGGGGTTGTCAGCTTTTTTATATTAGTGCATTTGCCTACAACTTTGAAAGAGAGGTGCTTTCTTATGCCTTTTCATAGCATATTATTTGAAAAAAACGAAGATGGGGTAAAAAAAGAAACATTTGAAGCGCCTGATTTTTTTGTTGACTTAAATCTTGATCAAATTGTAGATGTCATAACAAGAGGCAAAGAAGAATATAATTTAAAACCGTTTTTTTACACTCATTTAAACGATATTGATACTATCAAGTATCGCCATGAAATAATGCAAGACCTTGAAAATGAAGTTTTGCTTGAGGATATAAAATCATTTGCGGAAAAAATGCAAGAAATGCGCAAACACCTTGCTCAAGCAGACAAACTTTACTACAAATACCAGAAAGACAGATGGTTTTTGGATGCTGTAGAAATCTACTGCGATGCAATTACTGATTTAGTAGAAGACTTGTCTTCTGTAGAGTTAAAATCTCGTGGTTTTTTAGCATTTCGTCAATATTTGATGGATTATATCAATTCTGACCGTTTTCAGCTGCTACTGAGTGAAACGAAAAAACTTAAAGCTGATTTGTCTACAGTGAAATATTGCTTGTTAATAAAAGGTAACCGTGTGACGGTTCGTAAATATGAATCTGAAATTGATTACAGTACAGAAGTAGAAAAAACGTTTGAAAAATTCAAACAGGAAGCAGCAAAGGATTATAAAATCAAATTTTCTGATTGGCCAGATATGAACCATGTCGAAGCAAAAATATTGGATTTAGTAGCTCAGTTATATCCTGATATATTTTCTAATCTTGATAATTATTGTATGAAAAATAGTGATTATTTAGATGAGACAATAGCTACTTTTGATAGGGAAGTACAATTTTATATTGCTTATTTGGAATATATGGCACTATTCAAGCGCACTGGACTAAAATTTTGTTATCCACAAATATCTAGTAAATGCAAGGAAGTTTATAATTACGAAGGATTTGATTTAGCTCTGGCTTATAAACTCATCAACGAAAATTCGGTCGTTGTTTGTAATGATTTTTATTTAAAAGGTAAAGAGCGTATATTTGTAATTACCGGTCCGAACCAGGGAGGAAAAACAACATTTGCACGCACTTTTGGACAATTGCATTATTTGGCCAGTATAGGCTGCCCTGTTCCCGGAAGGGAAGCTCAACTCTTTCTTTTTGATAAACTATTTACACATTTTGAAAAGGAAGAAAATATTAAAGATCTTCGTGGAAAACTGGAAGATGAATTGTTTAGAATTTACAATATTCTTGCCCAGGCCACATCAAACAGTATTATAATAATGAATGAAATTTTCACATCTACCACAGCAAAAGACGCATTATTTTTAAGTAAGAAGATAATGGGAAAAATAATACAATTAGATGTGCTGTGCGTTTGGGTAACATTTATAGATGAATTAGCATTCTTAAGCGAAAAGATTGTAAGTATGGTCAGTACGATAGTTCCTGAGAATCCGGCACTGCGCACATATAAAATTGTTAGAAGACCGCCTGATGGGCTTTCATACGCTATATCAATTGCTGAAAAATACAGGCTAACGTATAACTGCTTAAAGGAGAGGATGAAATTATGAAAGTTTTACTTATGTATAGAGATCATGATTTTGACCTGGAACAAAAATTGTCCGCGGACGAAGAAGCATTGATACAAGATTTGGAATTAAACACTTTGTTCAATGCTATGTCCCGTGGTGATAATTTTTTATTTGAAGTGGCAAAAAAATATGTTTTATACAGTGTGTATAGTGATCTGGATACAATATTATATCGCCAAGATGTTTTGAAGGATTCTCTAAAAAATTCTTCTATTGTTAGGAATATCTATGATATAGCGGTAGAAGCAATTGAAAACGAGAAAAAGTATTATTTTAGCATTTTCACCAGGTACCCTGCAGCTATACTTCATAGTTCAATGGATGTATTGCATATGTTTATTGGAATGCTGAAAAAACTAAAGAGTATTGCTGACCAACATGCCGATAAATTCGAATCAGAGGGTTTTAAAAGGTTTTTTGCAATGCTCAAAAAAGAACTTAATGATGAATATTTTGAAAATGTCCAAAATCATTTAAAAGAACTGGAATTTCGCGATGGAATTTTGATCAGTGCTGAGTTGGGTAAAGGCAATAAAGGTGTCAATTATATTCTTCGCAAACGGGAGGATAAAAAACAAAGTCTAATAGACAGGATTTTTTTAAAAAGACCGGATGCTTATACTTTTTATATAAGTGAGCGCGATGAAAGCGGTGCAAGAGCTTTATCTGACTTAAAAGACAGAGGAATCAACCTTGTGGCAAATGCCATTGCTCAGTCTGCTGATCATATTCTCAGTTTTTTTAACATATTGCGGACTGAATTGGCTTTTTACATTGGCTGTTTGAATTTATATGAGCAACTTGCCCAAATTGGAGAGCCGGTGTCTTTCCCTATTCCGGTAGTATCCAGTGAACGCAGGCATTCTTTTAAAGGATTATATGATGCTTGTTTGGCTTTGACAATGAAACAAAAAGTCGTCGGCAACGATTTAAATGCTGATAATAAAGACCTAGCAATAATTACAGGTGCTAACCAAGGGGGTAAATCTACCTTTTTGCGAAGCATAGGTTTGGCCCAGTTGATGATGCAATGTGGTATGTTTGTGCCAGCCGAATATTTTTCTGCCAACATATGTGATGGGATTTTCACCCACTATAAACGAAAAGAAGATGCTACCATGAAAAGTGGAAAGCTTGATGAAGAGCTTAGCAGGATGAGTGATATAGTAGACAATATAAAGCCAAATTCCATGGTACTATTTAATGAATCATTTGCCGCGACAAATGAAAGAGAAGGTTCGGAAATTGCAAGGCAAATAATTACTGCATTGATTGAAAAACGCATTAAAATCTTTTTTGTGACACATTTGTTTGAATTTGCCTATAGTTTTTATAATAAAAAACTGGAGAATGTCATTTTTTTGCGAGCTGAAAGAGGAGAGGACGGTAAGCGTACTTTTAAAATAGTCGAAGGCGAACCATTACAAACAAGTTATGGTGAAGATTTGTATAAAAAGATTTTTGGAGAAGGCTATTAAATTTATTTAGGAACAAATTGTTAAGAAACCTTTTTCTGAGTAATTTAAAGCCTTTTGAATAGTTTTAATACTCTTTTAATCTTTCATCAACTTGTGCAATTAAAGAAAAATCTTTATCATCATGTAACAGGTATAAATTGTTTTCAATGGCTGTTTCTGCTATGAGCAAATCTATAGTGCTGCGAATGGTGATTCCTTTTTTCTTACACTTGAAATACAATTTTGAAGCATTTTCATAAGATTTGATACCATATTTTAGGTCATAGAATTTTTGCGTACTTAAATATTCTTTAATTAAATTAAATTCATTTTCAGTTTTTGTTCCTTGTAATAGTTCATGATAGATAAAATTGTTTATTCCAAAGGGGATATTATTCTGTATTATTTCTTCAAATTTTTTTACTTTTTTATTTTCTATGCCTTTCAGAAAAGATATTAAAACAGATGTATCTACCAAAATCATTTGCTTTCCCTCATTTTTTTGTAATCATAATTTTCATCAAACTGTATTTTTCCTTTTATCTCCATTAAATTTTTTCTTCTGCGATTTTCTACAAATTCTTTTAAAGCCAAATTGACAACTTCTTTTTTAGTTTTTAATCCTGAGATTTTTAACGCTTCTTTGATGAGATTTTCATCTATGACTATATTTGTTCTCATCACATACACCTCCTAATGTGTATTGTAATACACTTAATCTTTTAAGTCAAGGGAGAATTGGATTTTTGTCCGTGTAAAATTATTATGGTTGCTCTTTATGTAAATGCAGTTCAGAAAGCACGAAAAATAAAACCCGAAATTCCTTTATATGGACGGCATTGTCAAAGTAAAATAATCTGGCAATACATATTATTTTGCCAAAAATTTGCGTAAATAGATAGTATTTTATAAAGATAGATTTTCGGATGCGCATAAATTTTAAATAAGAATAATTATCAATACTATTGTATTTAAGTTTTAAGTGAGATATAATTAAGAAAACAGGATAGAATATGAAAAGACAGAAAATCTTTGTATAAATTTTTGATATATAATATGTGAAAGGTGGGAAAAAGTATGCATAAGGTTGTTTTACTGCGACATGGAGAAAGCCTGTGGAATATGGAAAATAGATTTACTGGCTGGACGGATGTGGATCTGTCGCCAAGAGGGCTTGAAGAGGCGAGAGAAAGTGGCAAGACTTTAAAGGCAGAAGGATACACTTTTGACTGTGCTTTTACTTCTGTACTTAAAAGGGCTATAAGGACTTTGTGGATTGTCCTTGACGAATTGGATTTGATGTGGATACCGGTTTATAAATCATGGAGGCTTAATGAAAGACATTATGGAGCATTACAAGGACTTAACAAAGCCGAAACTGCTCAAAAATATGGTGAAGAACAGGTGAAAATATGGAGAAGGTCTGCTGATGTAAGGCCTCCCGCATTGACAAAAGATGACCCAAGATACCCCGGTTTTGACCCCAGATATGCTGACCTTTCTGAAGATGAAATTCCCCTCACTGAAAACTTGATTGATACAATTAACAGAGTTATTCCGTATTGGAAATCAACAATTGCGCCGACGATAAAATCCGGTAAAAAAGTCCTCATAGTTGCCCATGGAAATAGTTTAAGAGGGCTTATAAAATATCTTGACAATCTTTCAAATGAAGAGATAATGGAACTTAATATACCTACAGGTATTCCCTTAGTTTATGAGCTTGATGATGATTTAAAGCCTATAAGGCATTATTATCTTGCAGATGAAGAGAAAATAAAAGAGAAAAAGAAATTAGTAGAAAACCAAGGGAAAATTCAAGGAAATTCTTAAAATACTGGTTTGTCTTATTTTTACTTGTTTTTTGCCTTTTAAAAGTGTACAATAGAAATATAAGGAAGTTCTAAATTGAAAGGTGGGTTTTGTATGTTAAGCA is a genomic window containing:
- the vapC gene encoding type II toxin-antitoxin system VapC family toxin, with amino-acid sequence MILVDTSVLISFLKGIENKKVKKFEEIIQNNIPFGINNFIYHELLQGTKTENEFNLIKEYLSTQKFYDLKYGIKSYENASKLYFKCKKKGITIRSTIDLLIAETAIENNLYLLHDDKDFSLIAQVDERLKEY
- the gpmA gene encoding 2,3-diphosphoglycerate-dependent phosphoglycerate mutase; this encodes MHKVVLLRHGESLWNMENRFTGWTDVDLSPRGLEEARESGKTLKAEGYTFDCAFTSVLKRAIRTLWIVLDELDLMWIPVYKSWRLNERHYGALQGLNKAETAQKYGEEQVKIWRRSADVRPPALTKDDPRYPGFDPRYADLSEDEIPLTENLIDTINRVIPYWKSTIAPTIKSGKKVLIVAHGNSLRGLIKYLDNLSNEEIMELNIPTGIPLVYELDDDLKPIRHYYLADEEKIKEKKKLVENQGKIQGNS
- a CDS encoding type II toxin-antitoxin system VapB family antitoxin — translated: MRTNIVIDENLIKEALKISGLKTKKEVVNLALKEFVENRRRKNLMEIKGKIQFDENYDYKKMRESK
- a CDS encoding MutS-related protein, translated to MKVLLMYRDHDFDLEQKLSADEEALIQDLELNTLFNAMSRGDNFLFEVAKKYVLYSVYSDLDTILYRQDVLKDSLKNSSIVRNIYDIAVEAIENEKKYYFSIFTRYPAAILHSSMDVLHMFIGMLKKLKSIADQHADKFESEGFKRFFAMLKKELNDEYFENVQNHLKELEFRDGILISAELGKGNKGVNYILRKREDKKQSLIDRIFLKRPDAYTFYISERDESGARALSDLKDRGINLVANAIAQSADHILSFFNILRTELAFYIGCLNLYEQLAQIGEPVSFPIPVVSSERRHSFKGLYDACLALTMKQKVVGNDLNADNKDLAIITGANQGGKSTFLRSIGLAQLMMQCGMFVPAEYFSANICDGIFTHYKRKEDATMKSGKLDEELSRMSDIVDNIKPNSMVLFNESFAATNEREGSEIARQIITALIEKRIKIFFVTHLFEFAYSFYNKKLENVIFLRAERGEDGKRTFKIVEGEPLQTSYGEDLYKKIFGEGY
- a CDS encoding MutS-related protein; translation: MPFHSILFEKNEDGVKKETFEAPDFFVDLNLDQIVDVITRGKEEYNLKPFFYTHLNDIDTIKYRHEIMQDLENEVLLEDIKSFAEKMQEMRKHLAQADKLYYKYQKDRWFLDAVEIYCDAITDLVEDLSSVELKSRGFLAFRQYLMDYINSDRFQLLLSETKKLKADLSTVKYCLLIKGNRVTVRKYESEIDYSTEVEKTFEKFKQEAAKDYKIKFSDWPDMNHVEAKILDLVAQLYPDIFSNLDNYCMKNSDYLDETIATFDREVQFYIAYLEYMALFKRTGLKFCYPQISSKCKEVYNYEGFDLALAYKLINENSVVVCNDFYLKGKERIFVITGPNQGGKTTFARTFGQLHYLASIGCPVPGREAQLFLFDKLFTHFEKEENIKDLRGKLEDELFRIYNILAQATSNSIIIMNEIFTSTTAKDALFLSKKIMGKIIQLDVLCVWVTFIDELAFLSEKIVSMVSTIVPENPALRTYKIVRRPPDGLSYAISIAEKYRLTYNCLKERMKL